A stretch of Paenibacillus mucilaginosus 3016 DNA encodes these proteins:
- a CDS encoding spore germination protein, with the protein MQRTAGQGTTGQGSAPPPSSGDRGALVPALADNLKRIRKQLGASGDIVIREITLGSPQPIRAAVLYTDGLADKQIIHESILPSLMTVSAPHSAEPLLPETGAALLARIQDTVLQVGELKAVPDLAGVLREMLSGNTVVLVDGVQSALSVGTPGWKDRAISEPAVQNVIRGPRESFTETLRTNTALVRRRIRDERLRCEQRAIGSVTHTEIAIMYVDGLADPSVLQEIDERLGRIRTDAILEGGYIEEFIQDKTLTPFPTLFNSERPDVIAAGLLEGRVAILIDGTPFVLLVPALFNQFFQSAEDYYQRADIAIFLRILRYLSFFIALLGPSLYIAVTTFHQDLLPTQLLISLASQREGIPFPAFVEAMMMEIAFEILREAGIRMPKAIGQAVSIVGALVIGQAAVEAGIVSAAMVIVVSLTAISNFVFPSFNMAISVRILRFGMMLLAATFGFFGVTIGLLALVIHLCSLRSFGVPYMAPFGPYNTQDQEDAIFRLPHRMLNKRPQMVNTSDAVRDRTPDWEPEN; encoded by the coding sequence ATGCAAAGGACGGCCGGGCAAGGGACGACCGGGCAGGGAAGCGCTCCTCCTCCGTCTTCGGGTGACCGCGGAGCGCTGGTACCGGCGCTAGCCGACAACCTCAAGCGAATCCGCAAACAGCTGGGCGCCAGCGGGGACATCGTGATCCGCGAGATTACCCTGGGCAGCCCGCAGCCCATCCGGGCCGCCGTCCTGTATACCGACGGTCTCGCCGACAAGCAGATTATCCATGAATCCATCCTTCCTTCCCTGATGACGGTCTCGGCCCCGCACTCCGCCGAGCCGCTGCTTCCGGAAACGGGAGCCGCTCTCCTGGCCCGCATCCAGGATACCGTGCTGCAGGTGGGGGAGCTCAAAGCCGTTCCGGACCTGGCGGGCGTGCTCCGCGAGATGCTCTCCGGCAATACCGTCGTCCTCGTCGACGGAGTGCAGTCCGCACTCTCGGTAGGAACGCCCGGCTGGAAGGACAGGGCCATATCGGAGCCCGCCGTCCAGAACGTCATCCGCGGGCCGCGGGAGAGCTTCACCGAGACGCTCCGGACCAATACGGCACTCGTCCGCCGGCGCATCCGGGACGAGCGCCTGCGCTGCGAGCAGCGGGCCATCGGCAGCGTCACCCATACCGAGATCGCGATCATGTATGTCGACGGCCTCGCCGACCCTTCGGTGCTGCAGGAGATTGACGAAAGGCTGGGACGGATCCGTACGGACGCCATCCTGGAGGGCGGCTATATTGAAGAATTCATTCAGGACAAAACGCTGACCCCCTTCCCGACCCTGTTCAACTCCGAACGCCCGGATGTTATCGCCGCCGGGCTGCTGGAAGGCCGGGTGGCGATCCTGATCGACGGCACGCCGTTCGTACTGCTCGTTCCCGCCCTCTTCAACCAGTTCTTTCAGTCGGCGGAGGATTATTACCAGCGGGCCGATATCGCCATTTTCCTGCGCATTCTGCGCTATCTGAGTTTTTTTATTGCCCTGCTGGGGCCGTCCCTCTATATTGCTGTAACGACGTTCCATCAGGATCTGCTGCCGACCCAGCTCCTGATCTCCCTCGCCTCCCAGCGCGAAGGTATTCCGTTTCCCGCCTTCGTGGAGGCGATGATGATGGAGATCGCCTTTGAGATTCTGCGCGAAGCGGGAATCCGCATGCCCAAAGCGATCGGACAAGCCGTGTCGATCGTAGGCGCACTCGTCATCGGGCAGGCCGCCGTGGAAGCGGGCATTGTCTCCGCCGCGATGGTCATCGTCGTCTCGCTGACGGCGATCTCGAACTTCGTGTTCCCGTCGTTCAACATGGCGATCTCCGTCCGCATCCTGCGCTTCGGCATGATGCTGCTCGCGGCGACCTTCGGCTTTTTCGGGGTCACGATCGGTCTGCTCGCCCTGGTCATCCACTTGTGCTCGCTGCGTTCGTTCGGCGTGCCGTACATGGCCCCGTTCGGACCTTACAATACCCAGGACCAGGAGGACGCCATCTTCCGTCTGCCGCACCGCATGCTGAACAAGCGGCCGCAGATGGTCAATACGTCCGACGCCGTGCGTGACCGGACACCGGACTGGGAACCGGAGAACTGA
- a CDS encoding HPP family protein gives MSLPSHPLPQAETKQESTYAGEAPSGLPQSRLLASADPGPLPAPVPLVPAARARVFTLALQAGGAFLAVFFALLLGGWSGLPLLMAPFGASCVLAFALPDSPLAQPRSIIGGHALSTAIGLLLLHTAGFHPWSAALGVALAIFLMGVTRTLHPPAGADPLLVLLGGASWSFLWAPAVLGALWITAAAWAFHRASGRHYPQRWW, from the coding sequence ATGAGTCTCCCATCACACCCGCTGCCTCAAGCAGAAACCAAGCAGGAGAGCACCTATGCCGGGGAGGCCCCCTCCGGACTTCCGCAGTCACGGCTCCTGGCTTCTGCTGACCCGGGCCCGCTGCCGGCTCCCGTACCGCTTGTGCCCGCCGCCCGGGCCCGCGTCTTCACGCTTGCCCTCCAGGCAGGCGGAGCCTTCCTGGCCGTCTTCTTCGCCCTGCTCCTCGGAGGATGGAGCGGGCTGCCGCTGCTCATGGCGCCCTTCGGCGCTTCCTGCGTCCTTGCCTTCGCCCTGCCGGACAGTCCGCTGGCCCAGCCCCGAAGCATCATCGGCGGCCATGCGCTGTCCACCGCCATCGGCCTCCTGCTCCTGCATACGGCAGGCTTCCATCCCTGGAGCGCCGCCCTCGGTGTGGCCCTGGCCATCTTCCTGATGGGCGTGACGCGCACCCTGCACCCGCCCGCTGGGGCCGATCCGCTCCTCGTCCTGCTCGGCGGGGCCTCCTGGAGCTTCCTCTGGGCGCCTGCGGTGCTCGGAGCGCTGTGGATCACGGCGGCGGCCTGGGCCTTCCACCGGGCATCCGGCCGGCACTATCCCCAGCGCTGGTGGTAG
- a CDS encoding LysR family transcriptional regulator has translation MWERLEGRAFRTFLAVVEEGSFSRAAERLGYVQSTVTTQIRQLEEAAGRRLFDRLPRGVEPTEAGRKLALYARRFLELGEELAGELQEEGEPRGAVRLQVLESFAAGHLWGPLRRFMELYPGIDLRIETGFQQETVEAVRSRGAELGLVPRDPERPDLRFDALFEDELVWAAVPGVASRLERGGYDVLGGCRVVGFGPGCLYTAEAESLLGIHGAAVRTRAEFSSPDMIRQALLSGWGRPMCRAARSRGELERGELAAVTALGSRPLTHGLISSRHRELTRAGEMLRRFLVETFRGLQT, from the coding sequence ATGTGGGAACGGCTGGAGGGAAGAGCTTTCCGCACCTTCCTTGCGGTAGTCGAAGAAGGCAGCTTCAGCCGGGCGGCGGAGCGGCTCGGGTATGTGCAGTCCACTGTCACGACGCAGATCCGTCAGCTGGAGGAGGCTGCGGGCCGGCGGCTGTTCGACCGGCTGCCCCGCGGGGTGGAACCGACGGAAGCCGGCCGCAAGCTCGCGCTGTACGCCCGGCGTTTCCTCGAGCTTGGGGAGGAGCTCGCCGGGGAGCTGCAGGAAGAGGGCGAGCCGCGGGGCGCCGTCAGGCTGCAGGTGCTCGAATCCTTTGCCGCCGGGCATCTGTGGGGGCCGCTCCGCCGGTTCATGGAGCTCTATCCGGGCATCGATCTGCGGATCGAGACGGGCTTTCAGCAGGAGACCGTGGAGGCGGTCCGTTCGAGGGGGGCGGAGCTCGGTCTGGTGCCCCGCGACCCGGAGCGGCCGGACCTGCGCTTCGATGCGCTCTTCGAAGACGAGCTCGTCTGGGCGGCTGTCCCCGGCGTGGCTTCCCGGCTGGAGCGCGGGGGCTACGACGTCCTCGGGGGCTGCCGGGTCGTCGGCTTCGGCCCCGGCTGCCTCTACACGGCTGAGGCGGAGTCCCTGCTCGGGATTCACGGGGCCGCGGTCCGCACCCGCGCGGAGTTCTCGTCGCCGGATATGATCCGGCAGGCGCTGCTCAGCGGGTGGGGGCGGCCTATGTGCCGCGCAGCACGATCGAGGGGGGAGCTGGAACGGGGAGAGCTGGCCGCCGTAACGGCACTGGGCAGCCGGCCCCTTACGCATGGACTGATTTCTTCCCGCCACCGCGAGCTCACCCGGGCGGGGGAGATGCTGCGCCGGTTCCTGGTTGAAACCTTCAGAGGCCTTCAGACGTAA
- a CDS encoding DedA family protein: protein MSEMLHDLIASALHFIEQLGVWGILLGLMLEVIPSEIVLAYGGYLVYKGEVSLFGAIVFGTIGCLFQQVILYWIGRYGGRPVVEKFGKYLHMKPKHLDIAEGWFNKYGPVMVFLARFVPVLRQAISIPAGMARMPMWQFLFYTTLGTIPWAILFVVLGRSLGDNWQKIEEVAGPFTKPLLIGVVVIAVLYLIWKLMKRRSTRKKDLRV, encoded by the coding sequence ATGAGTGAGATGCTGCATGACTTGATCGCATCGGCGCTGCATTTTATCGAGCAGCTCGGTGTCTGGGGGATTCTCCTGGGCCTCATGCTGGAGGTCATCCCGAGCGAGATCGTCCTGGCTTACGGGGGCTACCTCGTGTACAAGGGCGAAGTATCCCTGTTCGGCGCCATTGTTTTCGGCACCATCGGTTGTCTGTTCCAACAGGTGATCCTGTACTGGATCGGGCGATACGGCGGCCGGCCCGTAGTCGAGAAGTTCGGCAAATACCTGCATATGAAACCGAAGCACTTGGACATCGCGGAAGGCTGGTTCAACAAGTACGGCCCCGTCATGGTCTTCCTGGCCCGGTTCGTCCCGGTGCTCCGCCAGGCGATCTCCATTCCCGCAGGGATGGCGCGTATGCCGATGTGGCAGTTCCTGTTCTACACGACGCTCGGTACGATTCCATGGGCGATTCTCTTCGTGGTGCTCGGCCGTTCCCTCGGCGACAACTGGCAGAAGATCGAAGAAGTCGCCGGTCCGTTCACGAAGCCTCTGCTGATCGGGGTCGTGGTGATTGCAGTGCTGTATCTGATCTGGAAGCTGATGAAGCGCAGAAGCACGCGCAAGAAGGATCTGCGGGTTTGA
- a CDS encoding MBL fold metallo-hydrolase has protein sequence MTTRELQVESFSLGPLQTNAYLLTVPGENRGIVIDPGMNPQPLLKRVANLEIEAILLTHAHFDHIGGVDELRKLKGCPVYLHDAEAEWLTNPKRNGSLNWPELGGPITTEPAEYALEEGMKLELLGLPFQVLHTPGHSPGSVSFLHGNKLFGGDVLFKLSVGRTDLAGGSENELLNSIHSKLFRLPDDTIVYSGHGPKTSIGYEKENNPYV, from the coding sequence ATGACCACCAGAGAATTGCAAGTCGAATCGTTCTCGCTCGGCCCCCTGCAGACGAACGCCTACCTGCTGACCGTACCGGGCGAGAACCGGGGGATCGTCATCGATCCCGGCATGAATCCCCAGCCGCTGCTGAAGCGGGTGGCGAATCTCGAGATCGAAGCGATTCTGCTCACCCATGCGCACTTCGATCATATCGGCGGGGTGGACGAGCTGCGGAAGCTGAAGGGCTGCCCCGTCTATCTGCATGACGCGGAAGCGGAATGGCTCACGAACCCGAAGCGCAACGGGTCCCTGAACTGGCCGGAGCTCGGCGGCCCGATTACGACGGAGCCTGCCGAGTATGCGCTGGAGGAGGGCATGAAGCTGGAGCTGCTCGGCCTTCCGTTCCAGGTGCTGCACACGCCGGGGCATTCCCCAGGCAGCGTCTCTTTCCTGCACGGGAACAAGCTGTTCGGCGGAGATGTGCTGTTCAAGCTCTCCGTCGGCCGGACGGACCTGGCGGGCGGAAGCGAGAACGAGCTGTTGAACTCCATCCACAGCAAGCTGTTCCGGCTGCCGGACGATACGATCGTCTACTCGGGACACGGTCCCAAGACCTCCATCGGGTATGAGAAAGAGAACAACCCTTACGTGTAA